The following proteins are co-located in the Noviherbaspirillum sp. UKPF54 genome:
- a CDS encoding triacylglycerol lipase gives MASVFKRAAGLLARVTVAAVALSAFMAGPAAFAANNDPVVLVHGFLGFGPDELQGTGFKYWGGFNDVEAHMKTYNGSHQVYTAAVGPVSSNWDRAVELYYQIKGGCTDYGAQRTAQFAAYGKIQKPAGKCWAADPDNNPNHYPVALYPQWDAAHPIHLVSHSQGGQTVRTLIQLLENGSPNGDEGGGALYTGGKIGWVKSATTISTPHNGTTLRDVIIDYVPKVSELAGKIVEVAGLGGSSNPIYKFRLEQYGLAQQPTETFWQFLDRIKGAPFWSLSNRDSAQWELGPDGAKALNSWVKTSPNVYYYSIGGKATEQGSFCCNSTDRLIAPFQSSSYQYARDDMIFFMKNTAGEWVVPSLFVPGMGSYTQTDPSRVLIDSSWFANDGVVNTVSMKSPSGQPVRNYDGTSVRGTWNYLGYYNQYDHFDVIGWLLPSSSVYPIYDNLTKILYGL, from the coding sequence ATGGCGTCTGTATTCAAGCGCGCGGCCGGGTTACTTGCGCGAGTAACCGTTGCAGCGGTTGCCTTATCCGCATTCATGGCGGGGCCCGCGGCGTTCGCGGCCAATAATGATCCTGTCGTGCTGGTGCACGGCTTCCTCGGCTTCGGCCCCGACGAGTTGCAGGGCACCGGCTTCAAGTACTGGGGCGGCTTCAACGACGTCGAAGCGCACATGAAGACCTACAACGGCAGCCACCAGGTATATACCGCCGCGGTCGGGCCGGTCAGCTCGAACTGGGACCGCGCCGTCGAGCTGTACTACCAGATCAAGGGCGGCTGCACCGACTACGGCGCCCAGCGCACCGCCCAATTCGCCGCCTACGGCAAGATCCAGAAACCGGCCGGCAAATGCTGGGCCGCCGATCCCGACAACAACCCCAACCATTACCCGGTCGCGCTGTACCCGCAGTGGGACGCGGCCCACCCGATCCACCTGGTGTCGCACAGCCAGGGCGGGCAAACCGTGCGCACCCTGATCCAGCTGCTGGAAAACGGCTCGCCCAACGGCGACGAGGGCGGTGGCGCGCTCTACACCGGCGGCAAGATCGGCTGGGTCAAGAGCGCCACCACCATCTCCACTCCGCACAACGGCACCACCCTGCGCGACGTGATTATCGATTATGTGCCCAAGGTATCGGAACTGGCCGGCAAGATCGTCGAGGTGGCCGGCCTCGGCGGCAGCAGCAACCCGATCTACAAGTTCCGTCTGGAACAGTATGGCCTGGCGCAACAGCCGACCGAAACCTTCTGGCAATTCCTCGACCGTATCAAGGGCGCGCCGTTCTGGTCCTTGTCCAACCGCGATTCGGCGCAGTGGGAACTGGGCCCGGACGGCGCGAAGGCGTTGAACAGCTGGGTCAAGACCTCGCCCAACGTGTACTACTACTCGATCGGCGGCAAGGCGACCGAACAGGGCAGCTTCTGCTGCAATTCGACCGACCGCCTCATCGCGCCGTTCCAGAGCTCCAGCTACCAGTATGCGCGCGACGACATGATCTTCTTCATGAAGAACACCGCCGGCGAATGGGTGGTGCCCTCGCTTTTTGTGCCTGGCATGGGATCGTATACGCAGACCGATCCGAGCCGCGTGCTGATCGACAGCAGCTGGTTTGCGAATGATGGCGTGGTCAACACGGTCAGCATGAAGTCGCCGTCCGGGCAACCGGTGCGCAATTACGACGGCACCTCGGTGCGCGGCACCTGGAACTACCTCGGCTACTACAATCAGTACGACCACTTCGACGTGATCGGCTGGCTGCTCCCAAGCTCCTCGGTCTATCCGATTTACGACAACTTGACGAAAATCCTGTACGGCTTGTGA
- a CDS encoding polysaccharide pyruvyl transferase family protein: MNRDADTPVILFGAFDRHNFGDLLFPHVAAALLGRKKLVFAGLARRDLRRFGGHRVQALAQLAAQWKNRPLHILHAGGELLTCDAWQAAVMLLPPGRAHETVMRFETHPQDGRQWARRLLGLPDLAPYVVTRDLFPSAGKVIFNAVGGMDLDARDPDLRGEVLAKLGLADRIGVRDGRTLAMLDAAGIAACLMPDPAVMVAELFGDAIGTRLRQGAVAQVSAAFPQGYLAVQFSSDFGDDRTLAAIAAQLDRIALARGQGIVFFRAGAAPWHDDLDAYRRIAAHLSAQWRIFDSLHLWDICALIAGSRAYVGSSLHGRIVALAHAVPRLNLRYPAQAGQLSKPEAFAAAWDAALPGAVEVHEIARAIEQALAANPEQLRATARNLAARYRMDFAALCDGLQ, encoded by the coding sequence GTGAACCGCGACGCAGACACCCCCGTCATCCTGTTCGGCGCCTTTGACCGCCACAATTTCGGCGATCTCCTGTTTCCGCATGTCGCCGCAGCCTTGCTCGGTCGGAAAAAACTCGTCTTCGCCGGATTGGCGCGGCGCGACTTGCGCCGTTTCGGCGGACATCGGGTGCAGGCGCTGGCGCAGCTAGCCGCGCAATGGAAAAACCGGCCGCTTCACATCCTCCACGCCGGCGGCGAACTCCTGACTTGCGATGCCTGGCAGGCCGCGGTGATGCTGTTGCCGCCGGGCCGGGCGCACGAAACCGTCATGCGCTTCGAGACGCATCCGCAGGATGGGCGGCAATGGGCGCGCCGCCTGCTGGGTCTTCCCGACTTGGCGCCTTATGTCGTAACGCGCGACCTGTTTCCAAGCGCAGGCAAGGTGATCTTCAATGCCGTCGGCGGCATGGACCTCGATGCGCGCGATCCAGACTTGCGCGGCGAGGTGCTGGCCAAGCTCGGCTTGGCCGACCGCATCGGCGTACGCGACGGCAGGACGCTGGCAATGCTGGACGCGGCGGGGATTGCGGCGTGCCTGATGCCCGATCCCGCGGTGATGGTGGCCGAGCTGTTCGGCGACGCGATAGGCACACGCTTGCGGCAAGGGGCGGTTGCGCAGGTATCGGCAGCTTTCCCGCAAGGGTACCTTGCCGTGCAGTTCAGCAGCGACTTCGGCGACGACAGGACGCTGGCCGCTATCGCCGCCCAGCTCGACCGCATTGCCCTTGCGCGCGGCCAAGGCATCGTGTTCTTCCGCGCCGGCGCGGCGCCGTGGCACGATGACCTCGACGCATACCGGCGCATCGCGGCCCACCTGAGCGCACAATGGCGCATATTCGACTCACTTCATCTCTGGGATATCTGTGCGCTGATCGCCGGCAGCCGGGCTTACGTTGGAAGCAGCCTGCACGGCAGGATCGTCGCGCTGGCGCACGCGGTCCCGCGCCTCAACCTGCGCTATCCGGCCCAGGCCGGACAGCTTTCCAAGCCGGAGGCGTTCGCCGCCGCCTGGGACGCGGCGCTGCCGGGCGCGGTGGAGGTGCACGAGATCGCGCGTGCCATCGAGCAGGCGCTGGCGGCGAATCCGGAACAATTGCGGGCTACCGCGAGAAACCTGGCGGCGCGCTACCGCATGGACTTCGCGGCGTTATGCGACGGACTGCAGTGA
- a CDS encoding lipase secretion chaperone, translated as MKKILAWTGAAVLTTSFFVFVMWPGEKAVQRTAAEPDLFSFIKPMGDEPPADASAQPAPASGTTAAEQAISYAAEQPALRDVPDATMKIAAAQENVQRMRRRGASEDEVYRMRAAELSAQAAAHLGKMERDENAWNARVGAYLAERDKLLGGNSGMYPEEALQQLRNARFTADEQKLLTTYESAGFPRLTLE; from the coding sequence ATGAAAAAGATACTTGCATGGACAGGGGCGGCGGTGCTGACCACCTCCTTTTTCGTGTTTGTGATGTGGCCGGGCGAAAAGGCGGTGCAGCGCACCGCCGCCGAACCTGATCTTTTCAGCTTCATCAAGCCGATGGGCGACGAGCCGCCGGCGGACGCCAGCGCGCAGCCGGCGCCGGCATCCGGCACGACAGCGGCCGAGCAGGCGATTTCCTATGCCGCCGAGCAGCCTGCATTGCGCGACGTGCCGGACGCGACCATGAAAATCGCGGCAGCGCAGGAAAACGTGCAAAGGATGCGCCGCCGGGGGGCGAGCGAGGACGAGGTATACCGCATGCGTGCCGCGGAATTGTCGGCGCAAGCGGCGGCGCACCTGGGCAAAATGGAGCGGGATGAAAATGCATGGAATGCCCGCGTCGGCGCTTATCTGGCCGAGCGGGACAAACTGCTCGGCGGTAATAGCGGCATGTACCCTGAAGAAGCATTGCAGCAGTTGCGCAATGCGCGTTTTACCGCCGATGAACAGAAGCTGCTGACCACCTATGAAAGCGCAGGCTTTCCCCGGCTGACGCTGGAATGA
- a CDS encoding DUF4389 domain-containing protein, which translates to MNHPPVITTGERSLLVRALFMVLMAFAYQLSGTVLFCVAVIQLVLALVNGAPNARLQSFGRSLGLYMRQVVNFLTFASEDVPFPFSEWPAGG; encoded by the coding sequence ATGAATCATCCTCCCGTTATCACGACCGGCGAACGCAGCCTGCTGGTGCGCGCCCTGTTCATGGTGCTGATGGCTTTTGCATACCAGTTGTCCGGCACGGTGCTGTTTTGCGTGGCGGTCATCCAGCTGGTGCTGGCATTGGTGAACGGCGCGCCCAACGCGCGCCTGCAATCCTTCGGCCGCAGCCTGGGACTCTATATGCGGCAAGTGGTGAACTTCCTGACCTTTGCCTCCGAAGACGTGCCCTTCCCCTTCAGCGAATGGCCGGCTGGCGGCTGA
- a CDS encoding penicillin-binding protein 1A, protein MALVASAALGGALLAAYAFLIVAPGLPPLDALTDYRPKIPLRVYTADLVLIGEFGEERRDFVPIAEMPAVMKNALIATEDEHFYEHSGVDYTGILRATLANFWRSRSQGASTITMQVARTFYLSRQKTYARKIQEIMLARKIEQTLSKDQILELYMNQIYLGERAYGFGSAARIYFGKDIQDLTIAEAAMLAGLPKAPSSLNPVVNPTRAAQRQQYILKRMRELGYITPKQYAQAAQEKLAVRDKGYRFETHAEHAAEIVRQYMSAQYGDDIYTHGYTVYTTLNSADQDAAYGAVRRGVLEYERRHGYRGPEAFVALPEDEDEREQAIAEALLKHPDSDELRSAVVLAASPKAVRAMLLSGDVIDIGGEGLRFAASALSPKARNRIKPGAIIRVVRDAKKRWAVTQLPEVSAAFVALNAKDGSYRAMVGGFDFALNQFDHVSQAWRQPGSGIKPFIYSAALEKGYSPGTLIDDAPLAINVSAGSQAWTPQNDDGRYDGPISMRTALKKSKNMVSIRLLQSITPPYARDYLTRFGFDASRHPDNLTMTLGTGSVTPLQMAAAYAVFANGGYKVAPYLIEKVLDNRGNVLVQSKPAIAGDEAARVLDPRNAFIMDSMLRDVVNSGTGYAASQRLGRHDLAGKTGTTNDAMDGWFAGYGGDIVAVAWMGYDKPRSLGSREFGATVALPIWTDYMRSALRGAAPFQRPLPAGIAQVDGDWMYNEYVSHNDPVRAVGDAVKSFWDRLFGDRPATPGNNIRQRDPVDDLYRGG, encoded by the coding sequence ATGGCGCTCGTTGCATCCGCCGCGCTGGGCGGCGCACTGCTGGCCGCCTATGCATTCCTGATCGTCGCGCCCGGCCTGCCGCCGCTCGATGCGCTCACCGATTACCGCCCCAAGATTCCGCTGCGCGTGTACACCGCCGACTTGGTGCTGATCGGCGAATTCGGCGAGGAGCGCCGCGATTTCGTGCCGATCGCCGAAATGCCGGCGGTAATGAAGAATGCGCTGATCGCCACCGAGGACGAGCATTTCTACGAACACAGCGGCGTGGACTACACCGGCATTCTGCGCGCCACCCTCGCCAACTTCTGGCGCAGCCGCTCGCAGGGCGCTTCCACCATCACGATGCAGGTGGCGCGCACGTTCTATCTGAGCCGCCAGAAGACCTATGCGCGCAAGATCCAGGAGATCATGCTCGCGCGCAAAATCGAACAGACGCTGTCGAAAGACCAGATCCTCGAGCTGTACATGAACCAGATCTACCTGGGGGAACGCGCCTATGGCTTCGGCAGCGCCGCGCGCATCTATTTCGGCAAGGATATCCAGGATCTGACCATCGCCGAAGCCGCGATGCTGGCCGGCCTGCCGAAAGCGCCATCCAGCCTCAATCCGGTGGTTAACCCGACGCGCGCCGCGCAGCGCCAGCAGTACATTCTCAAGCGCATGCGCGAGCTCGGCTACATCACGCCGAAGCAGTATGCGCAAGCGGCTCAGGAAAAGCTTGCCGTGCGCGACAAGGGCTACCGCTTCGAGACGCATGCGGAACACGCGGCGGAAATCGTGCGGCAATACATGTCCGCGCAGTACGGCGACGACATCTACACTCACGGCTACACCGTCTACACCACGCTCAACAGCGCCGACCAGGATGCCGCCTACGGCGCGGTGCGGCGCGGCGTGCTGGAATACGAGCGGCGCCACGGCTACCGCGGCCCGGAAGCCTTCGTCGCGCTGCCGGAAGACGAGGACGAGCGCGAGCAAGCCATCGCCGAGGCGCTGCTCAAGCACCCCGACAGCGACGAACTGCGCTCGGCGGTGGTGCTGGCCGCCTCGCCGAAAGCGGTGCGCGCGATGCTGCTGTCGGGCGACGTGATCGACATCGGCGGCGAAGGCTTGCGCTTTGCCGCGTCTGCCTTGTCGCCCAAGGCGCGTAACCGTATCAAGCCCGGCGCAATCATCCGCGTGGTGCGCGACGCGAAAAAGCGCTGGGCCGTCACCCAGCTGCCGGAAGTTTCCGCCGCCTTCGTCGCGCTCAATGCCAAGGACGGCTCTTATCGTGCAATGGTCGGCGGCTTCGATTTCGCGCTCAACCAGTTCGACCACGTCTCGCAAGCCTGGCGCCAGCCCGGCTCCGGCATCAAGCCCTTCATCTACTCGGCCGCGCTCGAAAAGGGCTATTCTCCGGGCACGCTGATCGACGACGCGCCGCTCGCCATCAACGTGTCGGCCGGCAGCCAGGCATGGACGCCGCAGAACGACGACGGGCGCTACGACGGCCCGATCTCGATGCGCACCGCGCTGAAGAAATCGAAGAACATGGTGTCGATCCGCCTGCTGCAATCGATCACCCCGCCCTATGCGCGCGATTACCTGACGCGCTTCGGCTTCGACGCCAGCCGGCACCCGGACAATCTCACCATGACGCTCGGCACCGGCTCGGTCACGCCGCTGCAGATGGCCGCCGCCTACGCCGTCTTCGCCAACGGCGGCTACAAGGTTGCGCCCTACCTGATCGAAAAAGTGCTGGACAACCGCGGCAACGTGCTGGTGCAAAGCAAGCCGGCCATCGCCGGCGACGAGGCGGCGCGCGTGCTCGATCCCCGTAATGCCTTCATCATGGACAGCATGCTGCGCGACGTGGTCAACTCGGGAACAGGTTACGCGGCCAGCCAGCGCCTGGGGCGCCATGACCTGGCGGGAAAAACCGGCACCACCAATGACGCGATGGACGGCTGGTTCGCCGGCTACGGCGGCGATATCGTCGCCGTAGCCTGGATGGGCTACGACAAGCCGCGCTCGCTGGGCAGCCGCGAATTCGGCGCCACCGTGGCGCTGCCGATCTGGACCGACTACATGCGCAGCGCCCTGCGCGGCGCGGCGCCCTTCCAGCGGCCGCTTCCGGCCGGCATCGCCCAGGTCGACGGCGACTGGATGTACAACGAGTATGTCAGCCACAACGACCCGGTGCGCGCGGTGGGCGACGCGGTCAAGAGCTTCTGGGACCGGCTGTTCGGCGACCGGCCGGCCACGCCGGGCAACAATATCCGGCAGAGGGATCCCGTCGATGATCTGTATCGCGGCGGCTGA
- a CDS encoding error-prone DNA polymerase → MHSSSLPPQALPAYAELQCVTNFTFLRGASHAEELAARAAALGYTALAIADECSLAGVVRAHVVTRQLALHLIIGSQFRLVDEDGNPAFSLVVLAQNRNGYGNLAEMITLARTRADVGKGFYRLTPTDFSAPQGEHAHLRGMPDCLLILTPEHGIAAGALALQAQWMRQTFPQRAWIALTLLHRAGDERHRTLVEQAAQEQGLPVVATGDVCMHVRSRKPLQDTLTAIRLRTPIAECGYGLAPNAEQHLRSRLRLANIYPPAALGETVRIAKLCTFSLDELRYEYPDELVPPGETPSSHLRKEAYAGANRRYPAGIPPQVRQQLENELALIDEKQYAPYFLTVYDIVRFARGERILCQGRGSAANSTVCYCLGITEVDPSRSHTLFERFISRERDEPPDIDVDFEHQRREEVIQYVYRKYGRLRAALTAVVISYKPRSVLRDVGKALGVDLGIVDRIAQSHRWWDDKTGLAARFVECGMDPDTPLARQWAEIAEKLMRFPRHLSQHPGGFVIARGKLSRLVPIENAAMKDRSVVQWDKDDLDALGLLKVDILALGMLSMIRRALDMIAARRGRPFSMQDIPREDPATYEMISKADTIGVFQIESRAQMTMLPRLRPNKFYDLVIQVAIVRPGPIQGGMVHPYLKRRQGLEPVTYPREEIRPALERTCGIPIFQEQVMQIAMLAAGFSGSEADQLRRSMAAWRRKGDLGRHKERLKQGMADRGYEQAFIDAIVRQIEGFAEYGFPESHAASFALLAYASSWIKRHEPAVFLAALLNSQPMGFYSPSQLVQDARRHQVEVRPVDVTVSSWEATLEPAAGDQPAVRLGLNMVRGLSLDAGRRIEQARARRPFSDLADFALCAQLTRHDLQALADANALQALAGNRRQALWQAVASAADKGLLSRAPVREEALRLAPPSEGEGIVADYRSLGLTLERHPLALLRPLLAERRFLPAEVLNTFADRQLARACGIVTVRQRPQTASGTVFVTIEDETGFVNVIVWPALVERYRKELLASRLLGVYGIWQCESNVRHLVAKRLVDLSTLLGRLATHSRDFM, encoded by the coding sequence ATGCACTCCTCTTCTCTTCCGCCCCAAGCCCTCCCGGCCTACGCCGAACTGCAGTGCGTGACGAACTTCACCTTCCTGCGCGGCGCCTCGCATGCGGAAGAGCTGGCCGCGCGCGCCGCCGCCCTTGGCTACACGGCGCTGGCAATCGCGGATGAATGTTCGCTGGCAGGCGTGGTGCGAGCGCATGTCGTCACCCGGCAGCTGGCGCTGCACCTGATCATCGGCAGCCAGTTCCGGCTGGTGGACGAGGATGGCAACCCGGCCTTCTCGCTGGTCGTGCTCGCGCAAAACCGCAACGGCTACGGCAACCTGGCCGAAATGATCACGCTGGCGCGCACGCGCGCTGACGTGGGCAAGGGGTTTTACCGCCTGACACCGACGGACTTTTCCGCGCCGCAGGGGGAGCATGCGCACCTGCGCGGGATGCCCGATTGCCTGCTCATTCTCACGCCGGAGCACGGCATTGCCGCCGGTGCGCTCGCCCTGCAGGCGCAATGGATGAGGCAGACCTTCCCGCAGCGCGCCTGGATCGCGCTCACGCTGCTGCACCGGGCCGGCGATGAGCGACATCGCACCCTGGTCGAACAAGCCGCCCAGGAACAAGGCTTGCCGGTCGTCGCCACCGGCGATGTCTGCATGCATGTGCGCTCGCGCAAGCCGTTGCAGGACACGCTGACCGCGATCCGCCTGCGCACGCCGATTGCCGAATGCGGTTACGGGCTTGCGCCGAATGCGGAACAGCACCTGCGCTCGCGGCTGCGGCTGGCCAACATCTATCCGCCGGCGGCGCTGGGCGAAACGGTACGCATCGCGAAGCTGTGCACGTTTTCGCTGGACGAATTGCGCTATGAATACCCGGACGAGCTGGTGCCGCCGGGAGAAACGCCGTCCAGCCATCTGCGCAAGGAAGCCTATGCCGGCGCGAACCGGCGCTATCCCGCCGGGATTCCGCCGCAGGTGCGCCAGCAGCTGGAAAACGAACTGGCACTGATCGATGAGAAGCAGTACGCGCCCTACTTCCTGACGGTGTACGACATCGTGCGCTTTGCGCGCGGCGAGCGCATCCTGTGCCAGGGACGCGGCTCGGCCGCCAATTCCACCGTCTGCTACTGCCTGGGCATCACGGAGGTTGATCCGTCGCGCAGCCATACCCTGTTCGAGCGCTTCATCTCGCGCGAGCGCGACGAGCCGCCCGACATCGACGTCGATTTCGAGCACCAGCGGCGCGAGGAAGTGATCCAGTACGTGTACCGCAAATACGGCAGGCTGCGCGCCGCGCTGACCGCCGTCGTCATCAGCTACAAGCCGCGCAGCGTGTTGCGCGACGTGGGCAAGGCGCTCGGCGTGGACCTTGGCATCGTCGACCGCATCGCCCAGTCGCACCGCTGGTGGGACGACAAGACAGGGTTGGCGGCGCGCTTTGTCGAATGCGGCATGGACCCGGACACCCCGCTGGCGCGGCAATGGGCGGAGATCGCGGAAAAGCTGATGCGCTTTCCACGCCACCTGTCGCAGCATCCGGGCGGCTTCGTGATCGCGCGCGGCAAGCTGTCGCGCCTGGTGCCGATCGAAAACGCCGCGATGAAGGACCGCAGCGTGGTGCAATGGGACAAGGACGACCTGGACGCGCTGGGCCTGCTGAAAGTCGACATCCTCGCGCTCGGCATGCTTTCCATGATCCGCCGCGCGCTCGACATGATAGCCGCGCGGCGCGGCCGGCCGTTTTCGATGCAGGACATCCCGCGCGAAGACCCGGCCACTTATGAAATGATCAGCAAGGCCGACACCATCGGCGTGTTCCAGATCGAAAGCCGGGCGCAGATGACGATGCTGCCGCGCCTGCGGCCGAACAAATTTTACGACCTGGTGATCCAGGTCGCGATCGTGCGCCCCGGCCCAATTCAGGGCGGCATGGTGCATCCCTACCTGAAGCGCCGGCAGGGCCTGGAGCCGGTCACCTATCCGAGGGAAGAGATCAGGCCGGCGCTGGAGCGCACCTGCGGCATCCCGATCTTCCAGGAACAGGTGATGCAGATCGCGATGCTGGCGGCGGGTTTCAGCGGCAGCGAAGCGGACCAGCTGCGCCGCTCGATGGCGGCATGGCGGCGCAAGGGCGATCTCGGACGGCACAAGGAAAGGCTCAAGCAAGGCATGGCGGACCGGGGTTACGAGCAAGCCTTCATCGATGCCATCGTGCGCCAGATCGAAGGCTTCGCCGAGTATGGCTTTCCCGAGAGCCATGCGGCCAGTTTTGCGCTGCTTGCCTACGCCAGCTCCTGGATCAAGCGCCACGAGCCGGCCGTGTTCCTCGCGGCCTTGCTGAACAGCCAGCCGATGGGCTTCTACTCGCCGTCGCAACTGGTGCAGGATGCCAGGCGCCACCAGGTCGAGGTAAGGCCGGTCGATGTCACGGTCAGCAGCTGGGAAGCGACGCTGGAGCCGGCTGCCGGCGACCAGCCGGCGGTGCGGCTGGGCCTGAACATGGTGCGCGGGCTGTCGCTTGATGCCGGTCGGCGCATCGAGCAGGCGCGCGCGCGACGTCCATTTTCCGATCTCGCTGATTTTGCGTTATGCGCGCAGCTGACGCGCCACGACTTGCAGGCGCTGGCGGATGCGAACGCACTGCAGGCGCTGGCAGGAAACCGGCGCCAGGCCTTGTGGCAGGCAGTCGCGAGTGCCGCCGACAAGGGCTTGCTGAGCCGGGCGCCGGTGCGGGAGGAAGCGCTGCGGCTGGCCCCGCCGAGCGAGGGTGAAGGCATCGTCGCCGACTATCGCTCGCTCGGCCTGACGCTGGAGCGGCATCCGCTGGCGTTGTTGCGTCCGCTGCTGGCAGAAAGGCGCTTTTTGCCGGCCGAAGTCCTCAACACTTTCGCCGACCGCCAGCTGGCGCGTGCCTGCGGCATCGTCACCGTGCGCCAGCGCCCGCAGACCGCCAGCGGCACCGTGTTCGTCACGATCGAGGACGAGACCGGGTTCGTCAACGTGATCGTCTGGCCGGCCCTGGTCGAACGCTATCGCAAGGAATTGCTCGCGTCCCGCCTCCTGGGCGTGTACGGCATCTGGCAATGCGAAAGCAATGTGCGGCACCTGGTAGCGAAACGGCTGGTCGACTTGTCGACGCTGCTGGGGCGGCTGGCTACGCATAGCCGGGATTTCATGTAA
- a CDS encoding NAD(P)H-dependent oxidoreductase: protein MGKRILLIQGHPDNSQRHLCHALEDSYAAGAAAAGHELRRIDVASLDFPLLRSQHEWEDGTLPPGLADAQASIQWAEHLVLFFPLWLGDMPALLKGFLEQVARPGFAFAREGRNNPLNNKALKGRSARVVVTMGMPAAIYRWYFRAHSIKSLERNILGFVGIAPINETLIGMAGEMKPETVKKHLIKLEKLGRDGD, encoded by the coding sequence ATGGGCAAACGCATTCTCTTGATTCAAGGTCATCCGGACAATAGCCAGAGGCACCTGTGCCATGCGCTGGAAGACAGTTATGCGGCCGGCGCCGCTGCCGCCGGTCACGAGCTGCGGCGCATCGATGTGGCCTCGCTCGATTTTCCGCTGCTGCGCAGCCAGCATGAATGGGAAGACGGTACGCTGCCGCCGGGCTTGGCTGATGCGCAGGCGTCCATTCAATGGGCCGAGCACCTGGTGCTGTTTTTCCCGCTCTGGCTGGGCGACATGCCCGCGCTGCTCAAGGGTTTCCTGGAACAGGTGGCGCGCCCCGGCTTCGCGTTCGCGCGCGAAGGCAGGAATAATCCGCTCAACAACAAGGCGCTGAAGGGCCGCTCCGCGCGCGTGGTCGTCACCATGGGCATGCCTGCCGCCATCTATCGCTGGTATTTCCGCGCGCATAGCATCAAGTCGCTCGAGCGTAATATCCTCGGCTTCGTGGGCATTGCGCCGATCAACGAAACCCTGATCGGCATGGCCGGCGAGATGAAACCGGAGACGGTGAAAAAGCATCTCATCAAGCTGGAAAAGCTCGGGCGCGACGGCGATTAG